One genomic region from Sulfitobacter faviae encodes:
- a CDS encoding HAD family hydrolase, with amino-acid sequence MVFDCDGVILDSNRIKTEAFRQAALPYGAAAADALVTYHLINGGISRYAKFEYFLKNIIKGIEPNSGGLALQSLLKDYAIAVKEGLMECAVCKGLGDLREAMPNQTWLIVSGGDQTELREIFAARGIDHYFDGGIFGSPDSKEAILSREQAAQTITPKLFF; translated from the coding sequence CTGGTTTTCGATTGCGATGGGGTGATCCTGGATTCGAACCGCATTAAGACAGAAGCCTTTCGCCAAGCTGCCTTACCCTATGGCGCAGCGGCAGCTGATGCTTTGGTAACTTACCACCTTATCAACGGTGGAATTTCTAGATATGCAAAATTTGAGTATTTTCTTAAGAATATTATAAAGGGTATTGAACCCAATTCCGGTGGATTGGCTTTACAATCTCTTTTGAAAGATTACGCGATCGCCGTGAAAGAAGGGCTGATGGAGTGCGCTGTTTGTAAGGGGCTAGGCGACCTGCGTGAAGCCATGCCCAACCAAACTTGGTTGATTGTTTCGGGAGGGGATCAAACGGAACTCCGGGAAATATTTGCCGCTCGGGGAATAGATCATTATTTTGATGGCGGTATTTTTGGCAGCCCAGACAGCAAAGAAGCTATCTTGTCGAGAGAGCAGGCAGCTCAGACTATAACCCCAAAGCTCTTTTTCTAG